The DNA region CGTTGCGGGATGCCCGTGAGTGGTTGGAGCAGTGCGACGGGCTTCCGCAATGGGAGAGCGACAATTCCGTCTCGGTGGCGGTCGTCGTTTGTACCCGCAATGGCGGTGAGCGGATTGCGAGGTGTCTCGAGGCGTTGTTGGCAAGCCGGCGGCCGGCGGACGAGATTGTGGTGGTGGATGATGGATCCACCGATGACACTGCGGCGGAGGTTCGGAGGTTCCCGTCAGTTAAGTTGGTAAGCATTGAGCCGTCCGGGTTGAGCGCCGCGCGCAACCGGGGGGCGGAAGAAACTTCAGCTGATTGGATCGCCTATACCGATGACGATTGTCAGGCCGACCCGGACTGGATCGGGGCACTGGTGCGGCACGTCTCGCGTCGTGAATGCGGGGCTCTGGGCGGGCCGAATGTGCCGCCGTTGAGTGAGGCTGGGGGAGGTCGGCAGTGGATCCTCGACCACGCGCCGGGTACGGCAAATGCCGTGATGATGGATGACCTGCGCGCCGAGCATTTGCCAGGGTGTAACCTGGTGGTGCGGCGTGATGCATTTGAGGCAATTGGTGGGTTCCGCAGGCAGTACGTGACGGCAGGTGATGACGTGGATCTTTGTTGGCGTTTGATTGATGCTGGGTTCGAGTTGCACTATGTGCCCTCCGCAATGGTGTGGCACGAGCGTCGGCCAAGCCTGCGCAAGTATTTGAAACAACAAGTCGGCTACGGTCGCGCCGAAGCACTGCTCGCGAGGGATTGGGCGGCGCGGGTCGGCTCTGGCGGCGCCCGCTGGGATGGCGTGGTGTATGGTGCGTCCGGGCTGGCATTTGATCCGGCCGGGGTTTATGGCGGTGCCTTTGCCTCGCCCGGATTTCCTGTTTTGCTGGCGGGGAATGCGCCGTGGGATGGGGCGGCGGACATTCACGTGGCGGGTTGGTTGCCGCAGCGGTGGCAGATGGTTGCGCGTTGGATGTTCAAGTGGCAGCGTTGGGCGCGGGCGTACGGTCGTTGGCGTGGAGGATTGCGGATGACGGTGCCTTATGTGGTCCGGGGAAGATCGAGTGAGCTGGTGGAGCTGTGTGATGTGCTGTGGGTGGAACTGTCTGCCGGCGTGTGCAGGGAGGAATGGTTGCGTGGCGTGGTGGCAGAGCTGCGCTCGCTCGGATGGGTTGTGGAACCCGACGACGGGGGGCAGCACTGGGACTTGGAGGTCTCAGTCGGCAGTGGGCGCGCTCCTGTTCAGATTCTGACGGTGGCGGAGGTCGACGGTGCCAGTGGGCTCAACCAAGTGGGCGTGCGGATCGACGGGCGCGACGTAGAGGCGGTCGAGCGGGTGCGCGCCGCGGTGCGTGCACTGTGACGGTTGTTCGGCTAGCGCTCCAAGCCGAGGACGCGCAGAATCAAACGCGAGAACTCACCGGCGGCGGTGAGGCATTCTCCCAGGTATGAGGTGAGTGAAACCTCCTTCGATGCGAGCACGAGCAAGGCAACGATTTGAACGAGGTTCATCAGGTAGATGACGACCAGTGAATAGAAGGTGCCGTTCTGATCGAGGTCGGATTGGCCCTTGCGGATCATCGACAGCGTGAACGTGAGGTGGAAGCCCCAGGTGATTCCGGTGACGAAGAACAAGAGGCGGTCAAAGTAGGGGATGGTGACGAGCCACCAGTGCACCGCCGTGAGCGTGGAGATGCTGAAGACCGTGTAGATCGGAACGAAGTAGGGCGACAGCGAGATCCACGTGTTGGTCTTGTTGCTGAGGATGTAGCCACCATCGTGCGAGACGCTGAACCCGCCGACTTTGCCGCCACTGAGGAGAACGAAGATGGCGTGGGTCAGTTCGTGGCCGAAGACGTAGAGCGTGGTCGGGCGGGGGAAGAAGAGAAAGTATGCCGACCACAGGGAGAGCCCTGTTGAGAAGAAGACCAGCTCGGGGGACTTCCAGACGCTGCCTTCCACATTGGCATTGAAAACCTGAAGCAGTGCCAGGCTGAGGACCCAAGCAACGGGAAGAAGGAAGATGCCAATGCCGAACTTGAGCCAGGTGAGTGGGATCCGGATGGGCTCGCGCTGGGGGGCTGGGGCGCGGCGGTTGTTTTTGCCGCGGGGAGAACGAGATCGGCGCTCCGCACGGGCCGTTGCAAGAGCAGAGGACCCACGCGCGGAGCGCCGACTTTTCTTGATGGGTTTGTTACGCGCCACAGCGAATGGTATGCGGATGCGTGGTTTCCCCCATCAGGGAATTCAGAGGATTAGACGCCTGGTTAGGCGCGGCCGAGGTACTTGCCGGTTTCGCCGTCGATGCGGATGCGCTCGCCCTGGTTGATGAAGAGCGGAACCTGCACGACTTTGCCGGTTTCGAGAGTAACGGCTTTGGTTGGGTTATTGGCGGTGTCGCCTTTGACGCCTTCCGAGGCTTCGGTCACTTCCATTTCGATGGACGATGGGAACTCGATCGAGACAGGGGCTCCGTCGCAGTAGAGAACTTCCACTTCGAGAGCTTCAACGAGGAGGTCGGTGCCGTCACCGAGAAGGTCTTCGTCGAGAGTGATGGTCTCGTAGGAGGTGG from Sulfuriroseicoccus oceanibius includes:
- the efp gene encoding elongation factor P: MAIVATNLKRGQAIKYNGETGIVLNIEHRTPGKGNALIMATIRSFQSGKTKDIRFASGDKVDIVPTERQKVEFSYSDPSGYHFMDTTSYETITLDEDLLGDGTDLLVEALEVEVLYCDGAPVSIEFPSSIEMEVTEASEGVKGDTANNPTKAVTLETGKVVQVPLFINQGERIRIDGETGKYLGRA
- a CDS encoding glycosyltransferase; this encodes MSAPSLRSDASHCALEVRGKFLWCGGEKHFARMVTYGPFPDASCGEDGMLPPRDVVESDLRAVRGAGFNAVRLYEVPPEWFVEICGQLGLKVWFGVPWGWHLDFLSEREDRRHLLAEGREQLQRAVRRYAGSPVIGGIFVANEVPVDLVRWMGWRNVRRALEEMIDLAKAIDPERLLTYANYPPTEWIAPRNADVFAINVYLHERGAYEGYLQHAHLLAGDRPVLVSEAGADVPREGESFQAEMMRWAYQSAADVGACGVCWFAWSGDWRAPDGGRNDDWDFGLVAADGTERQALRDAREWLEQCDGLPQWESDNSVSVAVVVCTRNGGERIARCLEALLASRRPADEIVVVDDGSTDDTAAEVRRFPSVKLVSIEPSGLSAARNRGAEETSADWIAYTDDDCQADPDWIGALVRHVSRRECGALGGPNVPPLSEAGGGRQWILDHAPGTANAVMMDDLRAEHLPGCNLVVRRDAFEAIGGFRRQYVTAGDDVDLCWRLIDAGFELHYVPSAMVWHERRPSLRKYLKQQVGYGRAEALLARDWAARVGSGGARWDGVVYGASGLAFDPAGVYGGAFASPGFPVLLAGNAPWDGAADIHVAGWLPQRWQMVARWMFKWQRWARAYGRWRGGLRMTVPYVVRGRSSELVELCDVLWVELSAGVCREEWLRGVVAELRSLGWVVEPDDGGQHWDLEVSVGSGRAPVQILTVAEVDGASGLNQVGVRIDGRDVEAVERVRAAVRAL